A window from Canis lupus familiaris isolate Mischka breed German Shepherd chromosome 18, alternate assembly UU_Cfam_GSD_1.0, whole genome shotgun sequence encodes these proteins:
- the GPR152 gene encoding probable G-protein coupled receptor 152, with product MDAAMEANLGAADHGPRTELDDEDYYPQGGWDTVFLVALLLLGLPANGLMAWLAGSQARQGAGTRLALLLLSLALSDFLFLAAAVFQILEIQHGGHWPLGTAACRFYYFLWGVSYSSGLFLLAALSLDRCLLALCPRWYPGRRPARLPLWVCAGVWVLATLFSVPWLVFPEAAVWWYDLVICLDFWDSEELPLRMLEILGGFLPFLLLLVCHVLTQATACKTCCRHQPRPAACQGFARVAKTILSTYVVLRLPYHVAQLLYLAFLWDIYPGYLLWEALVYSDYLILLNSCLSPFLCLLASADLRALLRAVLSSFAAALCEERPGSLTPAEPQAQVDSEGQTLPMAGAQPPGNPVTPPQVDPAAQPQLDSVAPPRSDFGVQPQLNSSGQPQVNHEAQPHVDSVAQSQVSPKAQAPGSPASSAPRPCDEASSAPSTDPTPGAPENPAVPAASDGEGPGSVPPEEAPGTGPT from the coding sequence ATGGACGCTGCTATGGAAGCCAACCTGGGTGCTGCCGACCACGGGCCCCGCACAGAGCTGGATGATGAAGACTACTACCCCCAGGGTGGCTGGGACACGGTCTTCCTGGTGGCCCTGCTGCTCCTGGGGCTGCCAGCCAACGGGCTCATGGCGTGGCTGGCTGGCTCGCAGGCTCGGCAGGGAGCGGGCACGCGGCTtgccctgctcctgctcagcCTGGCCCTCTCCGATTTTTTGTTCCTGGCGGCAGCGGTCTTccagatcctggagatccagCACGGAGGGCACTGGCCGCTGGGGACGGCCGCCTGCCGCTTCTACTACTTCCTGTGGGGTGTGTCGTACTCCTCGGGCCTCTTCCTGCTGGCCGCCCTCAGCCTGGACCGCTGCCTGCTGGCGCTGTGTCCACGCTGGTACCCCGGGCGCCGCCCGGCCCGCCTGCCCCTCTGGGTGTGCGCCGGGGTCTGGGTGCTGGCCACGCTCTTCAGTGTGCCCTGGCTGGTCTTCCCCGAGGCCGCCGTCTGGTGGTATGACCTGGTCATCTGCCTGGACTTCTGGGACAGCGAGGAGCTGCCGCTGCGGATGCTCGAGATCCTGGGGGGAttcctgcctttcctcctgctGCTCGTCTGCCACGTGCTCACCCAGGCCACTGCCTGCAAGACCTGCTGCCGCCACCAGCCACGGCCCGCGGCCTGCCAGGGCTTTGCCCGCGTGGCCAAGACCATTCTGTCCACCTACGTGGTCCTGCGGCTGCCCTACCACGTGGCCCAGCTGCTCTACCTGGCCTTCCTGTGGGACATCTACCCCGGCTACCTGCTCTGGGAAGCCCTGGTCTACTCCGACTATCTGATCCTGCTCAACAGCTGTCtcagccccttcctctgcctcctggcCAGCGCCGACCTCCGTGCCCTGCTGCGTGCCGTGCTCTCCTCCTTTGCCGCGGCTCTGTGTGAAGAACGGCCGGGCAGCCTCACGCCGGCTGAGCCACAGGCCCAAGTGGACTCTGAGGGTCAGACTCTGCCAATGGCAGGGGCCCAGCCTCCAGGGAACCCTGTGACCCCCCCACAAGTGgaccctgcagcccagccccagctggaTTCTGTGGCTCCCCCACGGTCAGATTTTGGGGTCCAGCCTCAGCTGAACTCCTCAGGCCAGCCACAGGTGAACCATGAGGCCCAGCCCCACGTGGACTCTGTGGCCCAGTCCCAAGTGAGCCCGAAGGCCCAGGCCCCTGGATCCCCTGCCAGCTCAGCCCCCAGACCCTGTGATGAAGCCTCTTCTGCTCCATCCACAGATCccaccccaggagcccctgagaACCCAGCAGTGCCTGCTGCCTCTGACGGAGAAGGCCCCGGCAGTGTCCCCCCAGAGGAGGCCCCTGGAACAGGCCCCACGTGA